CAATAATCCTCAGATCCataatttcattatttttctataGTGATACAtttaaagagagaagaaaagaataaTATGAGAAATATGACAGAGATATCCTCTTTCACTCTTGTGGGTCTATCAGACCATCCACAGACCATGAGTGTACTTTTGTGTTCTTCCTTCTGATCTATCTGATGACTGTTATCACAAACCTTCTTATATTTTTCTTGGTCCTCACTGACTACCATCTGCACAACCCAATGTATTATTTTCTTGCCAACTTGGCATTTCTGGACATGTGCTATTCATCAGTGACGGCACCAAGAATGCTTTTCGATTTGGTCACAAAAAGCCGATCAATATCCATTCCTGCCTGTATAGCCCAAGTATTTTTCTACATCTCCTTTATTGGCTCAGAAGTTTTCTTGCTCTCGGCTATGTCCTACGACCGCTACATTGCCATCTGCCACCCTCTACATTACAAACTAATTATGTCTTGGAGGGTCTGTATTCGAATGGCTTTTCTGGTCTGGGTTGCAGGATATTCTATCTCCTTGGTATATACTTTATTTTTGCTCAGGTTGTCCTTCTGCAGAACAACTTCCATCCACAACTTCTTTTGTGATCTTCCACACCTATATCAAATCACATGTACTAATCCCTTCATAAACATGATGGTCATATTTGTATTAGGTGGTAGTATAGGATTGGGAGTCTTTCTTTTGACCTTTCTTCCCTATGTCTATATTTTCAGTACCATCCTTAGAGTCCGTAGCAAGACTGGGAAGAGGAAAGCATTCTCCACCTGCACATCACACCTCACCGTGGTCTTCATCTTTTATGGCTGCTTCATTTTTATTTACTTGGTTCCCTCTTCCAATTATATGGTCAGTTTAAACAAACTGTTTACAGTCATATATTCCCTCATTAACCCATTGCTGAATCCTCTGATCTACAGCCTGAGGAACAAGGACCTTATGGAGGCACTTATGAAGTCGTATTATCACCTAAAATTAATCCAGGCGTCATGATGAAAATATCATTGTGAACATTGACACTTTTTATTTCTGTGCCATTTTCAGTTGTTTAAAAAATTCAGCATTGTCCTTTATAAACATGTCGGGTGCTTATAGTTGTACTTACCCCTACATGACCAGGGGTCATTGTACCCCACAAACCAAATGTAGCAATTTcaatagttacacagttacatagtaggtgaggttggaaaaaagacacaagtccatcaagtccaacctatgtgtgtgattatatgtcagtattacattgtatatccctgtatgttgcgatcactcaggtgattatctaatagtttcttgaaaccatcaatgtccctgctgagaccaccgcctgtggaagggaatttcacatccttgccgctcttacagtaaagtacgtagtttaaggttaaacctcttttctactaattttaatgagtggccccgagtcttgttaaactcccttttgcaaaaacttttttccctattgtgggctcaccagtacggtatttataaattgaaatcatatcccctctcaagcgtctcttctccagagagaataagttcagagctcgcaacctttcctcataactaagatcctccagaccctttattagctttgttgctcttctttgtactcgctccatttccagtacatccttcctgaggactggtgcccagaactggacagcatactacaggtgtggccggaccagagtcttgtagagcgggagaattatcggtttatctctggagttgatccactttttaatgccaatattctgtttgctttgttaacagcagcttggcattgcatgccatttctgagcctatcatctactagcacccctaggtccttttccatcctagattcccccagaggttctccccctctatagattgcattcagatttttgccacccaaatgcattattttacatttttctacattgaacctcatttgccatgtagttgccaccccattaatttgttcaattctttttgcaaggtttccacatcctgcggagaagttattgccctgcttagcttagtatcatccacaaatacagagattgaactgtttatcccatcctccaggtcgtttatgaacaaattaaataggattggtcccagcacagaaccctggggaaccccactacccacccctgaccattcagagtacttcccatttatcaccaccctctgaactcgcccttgtagccagttttcaatccatgtactcaccctatggtccatgccaacggaccttattttgtacagtaaacgtttatggggaactgcgtcaaatgcttttgcaaaatccagatacaccacgtctacgggccttcctttatctagctggttAGTAGAAGGTTAGtagttgtatatagtcccttatcatcccctccaagactttacatactattaatgttaggctaactggtctgtaattcccagggatgtattttgggccctttttaaatattggtgctacattggcttttctccaatcagctggtaccattccagtcaatagactgtctgtaaaaattaggaacaatggtctggcaattacttgactgagttccctaaatactctcgggtgcaagccacctggtcctggtgatttattaatgttaagtttctcaagtctaactttaattctgtcctctgttaaccatggaggtgcttcctgtgttgtgtcatgaggataaacactgcagttttggttactgaatccccccaattccctcgtgaagactgaggagaagaataaattcaatacctttgccatctccccatcctttgtaaccagatgtccttccccattctttatggggccaatatggtctgtcctcccttttttactgtttacatacttaaagaatttattgggatttgttttgctctcctccgctatgtgtctttcatgttctatcttagctgtcctaattgcacccttacatttcttattgcattctttataaagtctgaatgctgaggatgatcccccaaccttgtattttttgaaggccttctcctttgctaattgacctgtgatcgctgttacctaaattgccccgtatttccacatctgtgatcaggtctgtattgttggtaatcagtagatccagtaatgttttatttctagttggtgtgtataccatctgacccataaaattgtcctgcaagacatttaggaactgacgagccttagatgagtgcgcggttccctccgcccagtctatgtctggataattaaaatcccccattatgataacacttcccatcattgctgctaatccaaattgtgataggagatctgtctcccccctcctccctcaggttagggggcctatag
This portion of the Aquarana catesbeiana isolate 2022-GZ linkage group LG07, ASM4218655v1, whole genome shotgun sequence genome encodes:
- the LOC141102316 gene encoding olfactory receptor 5V1-like, with product MTVITNLLIFFLVLTDYHLHNPMYYFLANLAFLDMCYSSVTAPRMLFDLVTKSRSISIPACIAQVFFYISFIGSEVFLLSAMSYDRYIAICHPLHYKLIMSWRVCIRMAFLVWVAGYSISLVYTLFLLRLSFCRTTSIHNFFCDLPHLYQITCTNPFINMMVIFVLGGSIGLGVFLLTFLPYVYIFSTILRVRSKTGKRKAFSTCTSHLTVVFIFYGCFIFIYLVPSSNYMVSLNKLFTVIYSLINPLLNPLIYSLRNKDLMEALMKSYYHLKLIQAS